A section of the Gloeobacter violaceus PCC 7421 genome encodes:
- a CDS encoding HAD family hydrolase, producing MAVEALEIDSVQRSQVLFVGDSLRCDILGAKAAGLSTAWINPSGTAHPAADIVVPGLIELEQLLISNPRRST from the coding sequence ATGGCTGTGGAGGCGCTTGAGATTGATAGTGTTCAGCGTTCGCAAGTATTGTTTGTAGGTGACAGTTTGCGCTGCGACATTTTGGGAGCAAAAGCGGCGGGCCTGTCCACTGCATGGATCAATCCTTCCGGGACTGCTCATCCGGCTGCAGATATTGTTGTGCCGGGACTCATCGAACTGGAGCAACTACTCATATCGAATCCGCGTAGATCGACATGA
- a CDS encoding asparaginase: MYIPSIEVRLLREGLVESVHYCEAVVVDHRGRTLAHGGNKQLPTTFIRSALKPFQALPVLRSGAHQAYAMDDADLALLCSSHSGELVHARRAFNLLWRMGLDPAILVCPVPPGRTSPLEYNCSGKHAGMLAVCRQRSWTTERYADRRHPVQLLVAKTLCELLALPFDELVQARDDCGVPTYQLALAQMAWLYAQLSSGESAELECLARAMIREPEMVAGEGRFDTVLMQMSGGDLVSKAGAEGVQCIGRTGQGMGLAIKVYDGSDRAKYPVVIHLLRQLGWIDPSVADALGDRFAVLGEHQRLEVVGELEMA, encoded by the coding sequence TTGTACATTCCGAGCATCGAGGTGCGCCTGCTGCGCGAAGGCCTCGTCGAATCCGTCCACTACTGCGAGGCGGTCGTCGTCGATCACCGCGGTCGCACCCTGGCCCACGGCGGCAACAAGCAATTGCCCACCACCTTCATCCGCTCGGCCCTCAAACCCTTTCAGGCGCTGCCCGTCCTGCGCAGTGGCGCCCACCAGGCCTACGCCATGGACGACGCGGATCTGGCCTTGCTGTGCTCCTCCCACAGCGGCGAACTGGTGCATGCCCGGCGTGCCTTCAATTTGCTCTGGCGCATGGGGCTCGACCCTGCGATACTCGTCTGCCCGGTACCCCCAGGCCGCACCAGCCCGCTCGAGTACAACTGCTCGGGCAAGCACGCCGGCATGCTGGCTGTCTGCCGGCAACGCTCCTGGACCACCGAGCGCTACGCCGACCGGCGCCACCCGGTGCAACTATTGGTCGCCAAGACCCTATGTGAATTGCTCGCGCTTCCGTTCGACGAACTGGTCCAGGCGCGCGACGACTGCGGTGTACCCACCTACCAGTTGGCGCTGGCGCAGATGGCCTGGCTGTACGCCCAACTCTCTTCAGGCGAATCGGCCGAACTCGAATGCCTCGCACGCGCGATGATCCGCGAACCGGAGATGGTGGCAGGCGAAGGCCGCTTCGACACAGTCCTGATGCAGATGAGCGGCGGCGACCTGGTGAGCAAGGCCGGTGCTGAAGGGGTGCAGTGCATCGGTCGCACGGGTCAGGGCATGGGACTTGCCATCAAGGTCTACGACGGTTCCGACCGCGCCAAGTACCCGGTGGTCATTCATCTGTTGCGCCAGTTGGGCTGGATCGATCCGTCGGTGGCCGACGCTCTGGGCGACCGCTTCGCCGTACTGGGCGAACACCAGCGTCTCGAAGTGGTAGGCGAACTGGAGATGGCTTAG
- a CDS encoding lipid-A-disaccharide synthase-related protein, whose amino-acid sequence MSKKRLLCLSNGHGEDLIATRIAEALLAYDIEVLALPIVGEGQAYRALGMEIVGPTRTMPSGGFIYMDVRELWKDVRGGLGKLTLEQWRTLRRLAPGCDLVLAVGDVVVLTLAYLTGAPYAFVGTAKSDYYQLGRPSDYTPLERWLMTRPACLASYVRDRLTAENLGRWVPRATYLGNPMMDRLEPTTTLAIPEGALVVLLLPGSRPPEAYRNLARMLEVVERLGEVPDRPVHVLCARAGSLEDAGIGAHLPAGWRLEGALLRRADLAVHLERGRFAECLHRAQLAIAMAGTATEQCVGLGKPVFTMPGEGPQFTYRFAEAQTRLLGESVQLVSGGPETLARRIQQVIGDAELCERIRRNGIERMGSPGAADRIAEHLIKHIG is encoded by the coding sequence GTGTCGAAGAAGCGGTTGTTGTGCTTGAGCAACGGTCACGGTGAGGATCTGATCGCCACCCGAATTGCCGAGGCCTTGCTCGCCTACGACATCGAGGTGCTCGCCCTGCCAATTGTCGGTGAGGGGCAGGCCTACCGCGCCCTGGGCATGGAGATCGTCGGCCCGACGCGCACGATGCCCTCGGGGGGCTTCATCTATATGGATGTGCGCGAGCTCTGGAAGGACGTGCGCGGCGGCCTCGGCAAGCTCACCCTCGAACAGTGGCGGACGTTGCGCAGGCTGGCCCCCGGCTGCGATCTGGTCCTGGCGGTGGGCGATGTCGTCGTCCTCACCCTGGCTTACCTGACGGGAGCGCCCTACGCCTTCGTGGGCACCGCCAAGTCCGACTATTACCAGCTGGGGCGGCCCAGCGACTACACGCCGCTGGAGCGCTGGCTGATGACCCGGCCGGCCTGTCTGGCCTCCTACGTGCGCGACCGGCTCACCGCCGAGAACCTCGGCCGCTGGGTGCCGCGGGCGACCTATCTGGGCAACCCGATGATGGACCGGCTGGAGCCGACCACCACCCTGGCGATACCCGAGGGAGCGCTTGTGGTGCTGTTGTTGCCGGGATCGCGCCCGCCGGAGGCCTATCGCAACCTGGCGCGCATGCTCGAAGTGGTCGAACGGCTGGGGGAGGTGCCGGATAGACCCGTGCATGTGCTGTGCGCCCGGGCGGGCAGCCTGGAGGATGCGGGTATCGGTGCCCACCTGCCTGCCGGCTGGCGCCTCGAAGGAGCGTTGCTGCGCCGGGCGGATCTGGCGGTGCACCTGGAGCGGGGGCGCTTCGCCGAATGCCTGCACCGCGCCCAACTGGCCATCGCCATGGCCGGGACCGCTACCGAGCAGTGCGTGGGACTCGGCAAACCCGTCTTCACGATGCCCGGCGAGGGGCCGCAGTTTACCTATCGCTTTGCCGAGGCGCAAACGCGGCTATTGGGCGAATCGGTGCAACTGGTGAGCGGCGGTCCCGAGACGCTCGCCCGGCGCATCCAACAGGTGATCGGCGACGCGGAGCTATGCGAGCGCATCCGCCGCAACGGCATCGAACGCATGGGCAGTCCCGGGGCGGCGGACCGCATTGCCGAGCATTTGATTAAGCACATCGGCTAA
- a CDS encoding translocation/assembly module TamB domain-containing protein, translating into MKFRRLLFLGGALVLLVVVLGWLGTVWLGPAALAQAEVQLSRTLKTPVRLGRLQALLPWRIAVGPVSVASPKKPDLLEAPSASVGFNLLRFAFGQGLDARIRVEKPVLRLRRDAQGRFNLPSFAAGETRSGGTIDKLLSRVEIDDATFVYDDRVLGGKSLTLTGIDVLADIGPTGAAYTLNAPFGRGEVQAEGNSDLDDFDTTIDARLRNIPVATAAVLLNLGDLSVRGGTAEGAVQLRLKNGVFAASGPLRLTGGELLLRPYRAPLTNLDVAAKLAWPKLNLERIEGRLAGSRVSGTGAFNLPEDLGLDLIVAGPLEQLVPAFTSPPVPVRGVTRTALQARIPLARPDRLTATARVRAQTPVQVDRLVVNNFQAEQQLTNLRLSGPFRFEIARGQVAGRTDLNFAPGAQAQVDIVATGRDVVPEEILARYDARLPVERVGRLAFQARIAGPANRLLARADFNQRDGRLQGKAFSSTGTVVLAGSELFVENTRVQLDGTAAQLLANGQANLVGRRLFGAQLTVAAVPLSLASPALGGTAEGQVEVSGSLQSLASLQGSGTFTVPRPFVNNRLLPPVATAFRLRDQVVQLDRFTFNGLTADGELRPNLSGAPGPLLRSADLRIALDGFDLTALPLPVRVDGQLDGNGTFRGNLEQPDLALDLRVRGAGVGRYRAPVLSGPVRWRGDTLSARLTGDNQRAFAEARLEPRGVRLITFDVLSDRTRIAASRGYFDFEQGLITLAAQVKNFDLERLQLDPVGPLRTIEGSLDAEVNLARTARGYEGRVDATLSGGRLNAFTLGPTRLRASLANNRLTVEPTLITLGNSRYTLGGQAGLGADDPIAFELRVERGRLEQAVQLLGLYSLTTLFSDQSGPVCCAMDLGPLALGGTALPLQQLLAVYQRASEVTLARIDTTARAFIPDDLRRLRGRYDLSARLGGSRNAPVVGFVLAGRNWQWDQYRLDTVEAAGDYRDGNLELTQAQARYAERSGSLSGRLSPAGEQNARLVIDRLPLELVEPLLPTGTQIEGDINTEAVLTGTLASPAFQANVAAEALEFNGRQVDPVRTELTLRSGRLSLANTAIGVGRRGVQLVGSLPIPLLNPDNDQIDIRAQLTGENLPLLNILSDQLVWQSAEGEATLAVRGTYGAPLIDGNVELRNTQVQIPRLQTTLAIDQFAARFNRRRLLVDRLAANLGGAPLTGEGELALLPNNGAGGELALSIVGDINLPGLYRGGIDGQLSVGGALLAPRIGGNLTVSPGDLLLSLQDIQNLSGAGLRTANSNGAPALPVEFDDLRIRVGPQFRVNITALSARLDGLLALSGPLGKLAVEGYINVPQGSVTIGVARFRLDSSRRNALYFGGGLDPTLDLVAEARVSESFTSGVARLDSGGLINPSLPSDQANLGRASKVDVEATVTGTASKPNIELTSSPYRDETEIIALIGGGGNAGSLLTGLIPAVGTTLLRPVEQELASLLGVDELRVEFASRVANASPENIAIGIGVEAIKDLTPAVSVSLFKNITDNIQPVIFGLRYRINDNIVTRVSGNETFDDVSLSVQFESRF; encoded by the coding sequence GTGAAATTCCGGCGGCTGTTGTTCCTGGGTGGCGCTCTGGTGCTGCTTGTGGTTGTTCTGGGTTGGTTGGGGACCGTCTGGCTGGGGCCTGCCGCCCTCGCCCAGGCGGAAGTACAGCTCAGCCGCACCCTGAAGACGCCGGTGCGCCTGGGTCGATTGCAGGCGCTTTTGCCCTGGCGGATCGCCGTGGGTCCGGTGAGTGTCGCTTCGCCCAAGAAGCCGGACTTGCTCGAAGCGCCGAGCGCCAGCGTCGGGTTCAATCTGCTGCGCTTTGCCTTCGGCCAGGGTCTCGATGCGCGCATCCGCGTCGAGAAGCCGGTGCTGCGGCTCAGGCGCGACGCGCAGGGCCGCTTTAACCTGCCCTCCTTTGCCGCGGGCGAGACCCGGAGCGGCGGCACCATCGATAAGCTTTTAAGCCGGGTGGAAATCGACGATGCGACCTTCGTCTACGACGATCGGGTGCTGGGGGGCAAGAGCCTTACACTCACAGGCATCGACGTGCTGGCCGACATTGGCCCAACAGGAGCCGCCTACACGCTCAATGCACCCTTTGGGCGCGGCGAGGTGCAAGCCGAGGGCAATAGCGACCTCGACGACTTCGATACCACGATCGACGCCCGGTTGCGCAATATCCCGGTGGCGACGGCGGCGGTGCTGCTCAACCTGGGCGATCTGTCGGTGCGCGGGGGAACCGCCGAAGGGGCGGTGCAACTGCGGCTCAAAAACGGTGTCTTCGCGGCGAGCGGGCCACTCAGGCTCACCGGGGGCGAACTGCTGTTGAGACCCTATCGCGCACCCCTAACCAACCTCGATGTCGCAGCAAAGCTCGCCTGGCCGAAGCTCAACCTGGAGCGCATCGAGGGGCGGCTCGCCGGATCGCGCGTGAGCGGCACCGGGGCGTTCAACCTCCCCGAAGATCTGGGCCTCGATCTCATCGTCGCGGGTCCCCTGGAGCAACTGGTGCCGGCCTTTACCTCACCGCCGGTGCCAGTGCGCGGAGTGACGCGCACCGCGCTGCAGGCGCGCATTCCGCTGGCAAGACCCGACAGGCTCACAGCCACCGCCCGGGTGCGCGCCCAGACCCCTGTGCAGGTCGACCGGCTGGTGGTCAATAACTTTCAGGCCGAGCAGCAGCTTACCAATTTGCGTCTCAGCGGCCCTTTTCGCTTCGAGATCGCCCGCGGCCAGGTGGCGGGCCGCACGGATCTGAACTTTGCCCCCGGGGCGCAGGCGCAGGTCGACATTGTGGCCACCGGCCGGGACGTGGTGCCGGAGGAGATTCTGGCGCGCTACGACGCCCGGCTGCCGGTGGAGCGGGTAGGCCGCCTCGCTTTTCAGGCGCGCATCGCCGGGCCTGCCAACCGGCTGCTGGCGCGGGCCGACTTTAACCAGCGCGACGGCCGGTTGCAGGGAAAAGCCTTTTCGAGCACCGGCACCGTCGTGCTCGCAGGCAGCGAACTGTTTGTCGAGAATACCCGCGTGCAACTGGACGGCACCGCGGCGCAGCTGCTGGCAAACGGCCAGGCGAACCTGGTCGGCCGCCGCCTGTTCGGCGCGCAGCTGACCGTCGCCGCGGTGCCGCTGTCGCTGGCGAGCCCAGCTCTAGGCGGTACGGCCGAGGGCCAAGTTGAAGTGAGCGGCAGCTTGCAGTCGCTCGCTTCGCTGCAGGGATCCGGTACCTTCACCGTCCCCCGGCCGTTCGTCAACAACCGGCTGCTGCCGCCCGTCGCAACTGCCTTTCGCCTGCGCGATCAAGTCGTGCAGCTCGACCGTTTCACCTTCAACGGCCTGACGGCCGACGGCGAGTTGCGGCCCAACCTGAGCGGCGCTCCCGGTCCGCTCCTGCGCTCAGCCGACTTGCGCATTGCCCTCGACGGGTTTGACTTGACAGCCCTGCCGCTGCCGGTGCGCGTCGACGGGCAGCTCGATGGGAACGGCACCTTTAGGGGCAATCTGGAGCAGCCGGACCTGGCCCTCGACTTGCGGGTGCGCGGCGCCGGGGTGGGCCGCTACCGCGCCCCGGTGCTGAGCGGCCCGGTGCGCTGGCGGGGCGATACCCTGTCTGCGCGCCTGACGGGCGACAACCAGCGCGCCTTCGCCGAGGCGCGGTTGGAGCCGCGGGGGGTGCGCCTGATCACTTTCGACGTGCTGAGCGACCGCACGCGCATCGCCGCAAGCCGCGGCTACTTCGACTTCGAGCAGGGGCTGATCACACTGGCCGCCCAAGTCAAAAACTTTGATCTAGAAAGGTTGCAGCTCGACCCGGTAGGACCGCTGCGCACCATCGAAGGCAGCCTCGACGCCGAGGTTAACCTCGCGCGCACCGCCCGCGGCTACGAAGGCCGCGTCGATGCCACCCTCAGCGGGGGCCGCCTCAACGCATTTACCCTCGGTCCCACCCGACTGCGGGCGAGCCTGGCCAATAACCGCCTCACAGTCGAGCCGACGCTCATCACCCTCGGCAACAGCCGCTACACCCTGGGCGGCCAGGCGGGTCTGGGTGCGGACGACCCGATTGCCTTCGAGCTGCGCGTCGAGCGGGGCCGCCTGGAGCAGGCAGTGCAGCTTCTGGGACTTTATTCGCTCACCACCCTGTTTTCCGACCAGAGCGGCCCTGTCTGCTGTGCGATGGATTTGGGCCCCCTTGCCCTCGGGGGAACGGCCCTGCCGCTGCAGCAGTTGCTTGCCGTTTACCAGCGCGCTTCGGAGGTGACCCTGGCGCGCATCGATACCACCGCCCGTGCCTTTATCCCCGACGATCTGCGGCGGCTGCGCGGGCGCTACGACCTGAGCGCCCGGTTGGGCGGCAGCCGCAACGCCCCGGTGGTGGGCTTTGTGCTGGCTGGGCGCAACTGGCAGTGGGATCAGTACCGTCTCGACACGGTCGAGGCTGCGGGCGATTACCGCGACGGCAACCTGGAGCTCACCCAGGCCCAGGCCCGCTACGCCGAGCGCAGCGGCAGCCTCTCGGGGCGCCTGTCGCCGGCGGGCGAGCAGAACGCGCGGCTGGTCATCGACCGTTTGCCCCTCGAACTGGTCGAACCGCTGCTGCCCACGGGTACCCAAATCGAAGGCGACATCAATACCGAGGCGGTCCTCACGGGTACCCTCGCATCGCCGGCCTTTCAAGCGAATGTCGCGGCGGAGGCGCTGGAGTTCAACGGCCGCCAGGTAGATCCGGTGCGCACGGAGCTGACCCTGCGCTCCGGGCGGCTGTCCCTGGCCAACACCGCGATCGGCGTCGGCAGGCGTGGTGTCCAGTTGGTCGGCAGTCTGCCCATCCCGTTGCTCAACCCCGACAACGACCAGATCGATATCCGGGCGCAACTGACGGGTGAGAACCTGCCGCTACTGAACATCTTGAGCGATCAACTTGTCTGGCAGAGCGCCGAAGGGGAAGCGACCCTCGCCGTGCGGGGCACCTACGGAGCGCCGCTCATCGACGGCAACGTCGAATTGCGCAACACCCAGGTGCAAATTCCCCGGCTGCAGACGACCCTCGCCATCGACCAGTTCGCGGCGCGCTTCAACCGGCGGCGGCTTCTGGTCGACCGACTTGCGGCCAATTTGGGCGGGGCGCCCCTGACGGGCGAAGGGGAACTGGCGCTGTTGCCGAACAACGGAGCGGGCGGGGAATTGGCTTTGTCGATCGTCGGCGACATCAACCTGCCGGGGCTCTACAGGGGCGGCATCGACGGCCAACTGAGCGTAGGCGGGGCGCTGCTCGCACCGCGCATCGGCGGCAACCTGACGGTGAGCCCCGGAGATCTGCTGCTGTCGCTGCAGGATATTCAAAATCTCTCCGGCGCAGGATTGCGCACGGCGAACAGCAACGGCGCTCCGGCGCTGCCGGTCGAATTCGACGACCTGCGCATCCGGGTCGGCCCGCAGTTTCGCGTCAACATTACGGCCCTGAGCGCTCGGCTCGATGGGTTATTGGCCTTGAGTGGTCCGCTCGGCAAACTGGCTGTCGAAGGCTATATCAATGTCCCGCAGGGTTCGGTCACCATCGGGGTGGCCCGCTTCCGCCTCGACAGCAGCCGCCGCAACGCTCTCTACTTTGGCGGCGGCCTCGATCCGACCCTGGACCTGGTGGCCGAAGCGCGCGTCAGCGAATCTTTCACCAGCGGGGTGGCGCGCCTCGACAGCGGCGGGCTCATCAACCCCAGTCTGCCTTCCGACCAGGCCAACCTCGGCCGCGCCTCGAAGGTCGACGTCGAAGCGACCGTCACCGGCACCGCCTCCAAGCCGAACATCGAACTGACTTCCAGTCCCTACCGCGACGAGACCGAGATCATCGCGCTGATTGGCGGCGGCGGCAACGCCGGTTCGCTTTTGACCGGGCTCATCCCGGCGGTGGGTACGACGCTCCTCCGGCCGGTCGAGCAGGAACTCGCTTCGCTGCTGGGTGTGGACGAACTGCGCGTCGAATTTGCCAGCCGGGTAGCGAACGCCAGTCCCGAAAACATCGCCATCGGCATCGGTGTCGAGGCGATCAAAGACCTCACCCCGGCGGTGTCGGTTTCACTCTTTAAAAACATCACCGACAACATCCAGCCGGTGATCTTCGGCCTGCGCTACCGCATCAACGACAACATCGTCACCCGCGTCAGCGGCAACGAGACCTTCGATGATGTCAGCCTCTCGGTGCAGTTCGAATCGCGTTTTTAG